A single window of Chloracidobacterium sp. DNA harbors:
- a CDS encoding YbaB/EbfC family nucleoid-associated protein, which translates to MKLPGGMDLGSMMRQAQEMQAKMGAEMKQMIVEAAAGGGAVTVKMRGDFEVISVTFSPDLIKDGDVEMIQDLTVAALNEGRRKVEESLKGKLGGMLPPGLM; encoded by the coding sequence ATGAAATTACCAGGTGGAATGGATCTAGGGTCGATGATGCGTCAGGCCCAGGAAATGCAGGCGAAAATGGGCGCCGAAATGAAGCAGATGATCGTCGAGGCTGCTGCCGGCGGCGGTGCCGTGACGGTCAAGATGCGGGGCGATTTTGAGGTGATCAGCGTGACATTCTCGCCGGACCTTATCAAAGACGGCGATGTCGAGATGATACAGGATCTGACGGTTGCCGCTCTCAACGAAGGCCGCCGAAAAGTCGAAGAATCGCTCAAAGGTAAGCTGGGCGGAATGCTCCCGCCGGGACTGATGTAA